From a region of the Salmo trutta chromosome 10, fSalTru1.1, whole genome shotgun sequence genome:
- the LOC115200885 gene encoding melanoma-associated antigen E1-like, whose protein sequence is MEEVDAEYAPMKYAPRMLRTRQMEKMKSWRRNRDDLPSSDLPSSSDLPSSDLPSSGDLSSSSDLPSSDLPSSDLPSSGDLPSSSDLLSSSDLPPSSDLPSSADIPSSGDLPSSGDLPSSSDLPSSSDLPSSINLPSSSDLPPSSDLPSGDLPSSDLPSSDLPSSINLPSSSDLPSSDLPSSGDLPSSSDLPSSSDLPSSSDLSSSSDLPSSSDLPSSSDLPSSSDLPSSGDLPSSGDLPSSSDLPSSSDLPSSSDLPSSDLPPSRDLPSSGDIPSSGDLPSSSDLPSSSDLPSSGDLPSSSDLPSSSDLPSSSDLPSSINLPSSSDLPSSDLPPSSDLPSSDLPSSINLPSSSDLPSSGDLPSSSDLPSSSDLPSSTPLRPLPWFPGVKYKSGVSQWVQREQLAAIFQLLKENQEMFGEMSEGDMEEQLYSI, encoded by the exons ATGGAAGAAGTGGACGCAGAATATGCGCCCATGAAATACGCCCCCAGGATGCTGCGGACCAGACAGATGGAGAAGATGAAGAGCTGGAGAAGGAACAGAG ATGACCTTCCATCTAGTGACCTACCATCATCTAGTGACCTACCGTCTAGTGACCTACCATCATCTGGTGACCTATCATCATCTAGTGATCTACCATCTAGTGACCTACCGTCTAGTGACCTACCATCATCTGGTGACCTACCATCATCTAGTGACCTACTGTCATCTAGTGACCTACCACCATCTAGTGACCTACCATCATCTGCTGACATACCTTCATCTGGTGACCTACCATCATCTGGTGACCTACCATCGTCTAGTGACCTACCATCATCTAGTGATCTACCATCATCTATCAACCTACCATCATCTAGTGACCTACCACCATCTAGTGACCTACCATCTGGTGACCTACCATCTAGTGACCTACCATCTAGTGATCTACCATCATCTATCAACCTACCATCATCTAGTGACCTACCGTCTAGTGACCTACCATCATCTGGTGACCTACCATCATCTAGTGACCTACCATCATCTAGTGACCTACCATCATCTAGTGACCTATCATCATCTAGTGACCTACCATCGTCTAGTGACCTACCGTCGTCTAGTGACCTACCATCGTCTAGTGACCTACCATCATCTGGTGACCTACCATCATCTGGTGACCTACCATCGTCTAGTGACCTACCATCGTCTAGTGACCTACCATCATCTAGTGACCTACCATCTAGTGACCTACCACCATCTCGTGACCTACCATCATCTGGTGACATACCTTCATCTGGTGACCTACCATCATCTAGTGACCTACCATCGTCTAGTGACCTACCATCATCTGGTGACCTACCATCGTCTAGTGACCTACCATCGTCTAGTGACCTACCATCATCTAGTGATCTACCATCATCTATCAACCTACCATCATCTAGTGACCTACCATCTAGTGACCTACCACCATCTAGTGACCTACCGTCTAGTGACCTACCATCATCTATCAACCTACCATCATCTAGTGACCTACCATCATCTGGTGACCTACCATCGTCTAGTGACCTACCATCATCTAGTGACCTACCATCATCTA CTCCCCTGAGGCCGTTGCCATGGTTCCCAGGTGTTAAGTACAAGTCAGGTGTTTCCCAATG GGTGCAACGGGAGCAGCTTGCAGCCATCTTCCAGCTGCTGAAGGAGAACCAGGAGATGTTTGGGGAGATGTCagagggagacatggaggagCAACTCTACTCCATCTAA